The Naumovozyma castellii chromosome 5, complete genome genomic interval CTTCGTGCTAACTAATAACTCTCAGCTTTTGCCAAAGAATTGTGACAAAAGGGGCGGACGGACAcgtttatttattgacaGCTATTCATGCTAACCATCTAACGTGAACTACACATACCAGTCTCCAATAGAGTTATACTTACTGCTACATTATCACTCATTCACTCTCGAGAGAAACATACCAATCGCCGGATGAGTCCCACTACTAAGGAGAAAGAAGAGCAATCGCGCTACTACAAGGAAGCCCTCGAGGAGTTCAAAGAGGCACAGAGAGAAAACGAACAAGAGGATGAAAGTCCCGACGAGTGGGATCAAAGAATCACTGATACAGGTTGTTATGTAGAGAATCTGGCTTTACAACTGTGCCATGCGGAGACAAATGATTGGAGACaatgtttcaaagaaatggaattcTTTAGACAATGCTGGGATTCCAAGGGGAATAATGAAAGAGTTAATACAGTGGATAGACCTAAACAAGTGGTACAAGATGAATTAAACAAATAGTACATCTTCCCCAAATTTTTCCTGTTTATAGTAACGTATACACCAAGCTTACgtaatttcaatttaacattattatacatttacaaaatttctagaaaattctatacttaaatttattttaaacTATTTAAACAGAACCTTTGTAGCACGTATTCTGTCTCAATTCATATCCCTATAGACACCCACATAGACACTTATTCAATCTCTCACAATGGCAAGACCAAAGACTTATTTTGATATCTCAATTGATGGCAAACCAAAGGGACGTATTGTATTTGAACTATACAATGATGTAGTCCCCAAGACTACAGaaaatttccttcaattaTGTAAGGGAGACTCTGGAATGTGCAAATCTGACCCTTCCATCCCTCTTTCCTACCGTGGTTCCATATTCCATAGAGTCATCCCTGATTTTATGCTTCAATTTGGGGATTTCACTAAATTTAATGGTACTGGTGGTGAATCCATCTACGGTGAGAAATTcgaagatgaaaatttcaCTTTAAAGCATGATAAACCTTTCCTATTATCCATGGCTAATGCAGGTCCCAATACTAATGGATCCCAAGCATTTATCACCACCGTGCCAACTCCACATTTAGATGGTAAGCATGTCGTCTTTGGAGAAGTCATCCAGGGTAAAAGACTAgtgaaattgattgaattgCAACAATGTGATCAAGAAACCAACCGTCCCATGTTGGACGTGAAGATTGACGATTGTGGTGTCCTCCCTGATGATTACGTGGTTCCTGAAAATGCAGAAGAGACTCCAATGGATGAATTCGGTGACAATTATGAAGATCCTTTAAAATTAGATACGAGAATTAATATAGATGATTTCACTTCAGTGATGACCGCATTGCAATTTGTGAAGAATATTGGTACAGAACAATTTAAAAAGCAGAATTTTAAAGTGGCTTTATccaaatatcaaaaatgtgataaattcttgaaagaatatttacCTACTGATTTGCCAAAGGAACAAACTGATCAAGTCAACAACATGAAAGTGTCCATCCCATTAAACATTGCCATTTGTgctttgaaattgaaagaatacCAGATTGCTATGACTGCAGCCTCTGAAGTACTATATGCGGAAGCAGCAGACGATAAGGCAAAGGCAAAGGCATTATACCGTCGTGGGTTGGCACATTATTATGTCAATGATACGGATATGGCCATGACTGATTTAGAGTTGGCAACAACTTTCCAGAGAAATGATCCTGCCATCTTGAAGGCTATCAAAGACACgaaattgaagaggaaagagCAAGCTGAAAAGCAGAAAAAATCACTCTCCAAGATGTTTTCTTAGGTTTATAGAAAAGTAGCTCCACCTTTCcacattatttaaattgtACGTAACGAGCATATATTAATGTCactaattaattaattataagTGAtccttctttctcttcaatgGGATTTCCTTTTCTCTCGCAAGAAAATAACCGAGCGAAACTACTTGTAGTTATAAAGtacaaattttttaaagGAAGAGCAGAGTAACTTATCAATTACTCATCCTCAGACCAATACCTTTACCATCCTTTTACAGTTGCATAAATGAATTCCCTTTGTTTACGGACTTCATTACTTATAAGACCTACAACACTCCGATCTGTGTTTTGCAGACACTCACCAGCTCAGTTACTATCTTATAGATTTCTTTCAACAACCCATTGTCTACGGACAACTCCTCCATCTAAAAAGACAATCACtaagaataatgaatcCCAAATTTCTTCAGATGTCTTCACTATACCGAATGTCATTACGATGTCACGAATTGCAACAACGCCCCTTGTAGGCTATTTCATTCTTTCCAACAATCTGATCCCTGCAATGGGACTCTTTGCATACTCATGTATAACAGATTTTCTTGACGGATACATTGccagaaaatattatttgaaatctgtTGCTGGATCCATATTGGATCCTATTGCcgataaattattgatgataacGACAACCATCGCACTATCACTTCCACCGGGACCACAATTGGTGCCACCTTTGATTGCTACTTTAATCCTGGGTAGGGATGTACTGTTGGGAATCAGTGGTGTTGTCATAAGATACGTATCGATGTGCAAGAAATACACTAAAGAGAAAGTGACTTGGAGTTCCTATTggaattttttcaaatatccAACTGTATTAGTGACACCAACTagaatttccaaatggaaCACTTTCTTacaaatgatttatttggGATTGGGTGTTGGTATTCTGTTAATGGAACCGTATAAGAAAACCGGGAAATCACATGATGGATGGACTACATTAAAGGAACAAGCACGTAGAGCGTTTAACTTTATGGGTTATGTGGTCACTGTGACAACAATATGGAGTGGTACATCATATTTATTTGGTAAGAATGCCATAACATTGATCctaaaataaataattcagtattaaaacaattttattttgttgtagAGTGTCAGCACAAGAAGGTCGGGTCCTGTTCCGTGATAATTATTTTGGTATCACTAGCGATGGTTATCGAAAAAGCTGGAGTTCCAGCCTTCACCAGGACTTAACAGTATCAAATAAGTGTCTATTATCAAAAATCTAACCTTCAATAAAGTAGGATAACCTGTAAGAGAACATTCTGTTGTTACATGATCAAATTATGTTCGATTAATTAAATGCCATAGTTAGATTGATTTTAAAGagttttttattattcatcaAAAGGTAAAAAGCAACATATATAGAAAGTATATGTACATTCCTGTCTCTAAAATATAACTTATTTACTGCATCAGCTCAAGAGC includes:
- the CPR6 gene encoding peptidylprolyl isomerase CPR6 (ancestral locus Anc_7.313) — translated: MARPKTYFDISIDGKPKGRIVFELYNDVVPKTTENFLQLCKGDSGMCKSDPSIPLSYRGSIFHRVIPDFMLQFGDFTKFNGTGGESIYGEKFEDENFTLKHDKPFLLSMANAGPNTNGSQAFITTVPTPHLDGKHVVFGEVIQGKRLVKLIELQQCDQETNRPMLDVKIDDCGVLPDDYVVPENAEETPMDEFGDNYEDPLKLDTRINIDDFTSVMTALQFVKNIGTEQFKKQNFKVALSKYQKCDKFLKEYLPTDLPKEQTDQVNNMKVSIPLNIAICALKLKEYQIAMTAASEVLYAEAADDKAKAKALYRRGLAHYYVNDTDMAMTDLELATTFQRNDPAILKAIKDTKLKRKEQAEKQKKSLSKMFS
- the CRD1 gene encoding cardiolipin synthase (ancestral locus Anc_7.316) is translated as MNSLCLRTSLLIRPTTLRSVFCRHSPAQLLSYRFLSTTHCLRTTPPSKKTITKNNESQISSDVFTIPNVITMSRIATTPLVGYFILSNNLIPAMGLFAYSCITDFLDGYIARKYYLKSVAGSILDPIADKLLMITTTIALSLPPGPQLVPPLIATLILGRDVLLGISGVVIRYVSMCKKYTKEKVTWSSYWNFFKYPTVLVTPTRISKWNTFLQMIYLGLGVGILLMEPYKKTGKSHDGWTTLKEQARRAFNFMGYVVTVTTIWSGTSYLFGKNAITLILK
- the COA4 gene encoding Coa4p (ancestral locus Anc_7.311), translating into MSPTTKEKEEQSRYYKEALEEFKEAQRENEQEDESPDEWDQRITDTGCYVENLALQLCHAETNDWRQCFKEMEFFRQCWDSKGNNERVNTVDRPKQVVQDELNK